A region from the Salinivibrio kushneri genome encodes:
- a CDS encoding serine hydroxymethyltransferase: MKPSYPNVELEQFFSTNLSESDGAVMSAVQAEHKRQQQQIELIASENIVSQAVMQAQGTCLTNKYAEGYPGRRYYGGCEHVDEVEAIAQARAKQLFSCEYVNVQPHSGAQANGAVMLALLQPGDTILGMSLDAGGHLTHGARPALSGKWFNAVQYGVSKDSLEIDYDEVAVLAREHQPKMIIAGGSAIPRHIDFARFRAIADEVGAYLMVDMAHIAGLVATGAHPSPLPHAHVVTTTTHKTLRGPRGGMILTNHEDINKKINSAVFPGLQGGPLMHVIAAKAVAFGEALEPEFKLYIDQVVANAKVLAEVLQTRGCDIVTGGTDTHLMLVDLRPKGLKGNQAEQALERAGITCNKNGIPFDTEKPMITSGIRLGTPAGTSRGFGTQEFHQVGQWIGDVLDALVEAPEGNAEVEARVRKEVQQLCARFPLYRQ, translated from the coding sequence ATGAAACCGAGCTACCCAAATGTAGAATTGGAGCAGTTTTTCTCCACCAACTTATCGGAGTCCGATGGTGCCGTGATGTCGGCCGTGCAGGCCGAGCACAAACGTCAACAACAGCAGATTGAGCTGATCGCCTCAGAAAACATCGTCTCGCAAGCCGTGATGCAAGCGCAAGGCACCTGCCTAACCAATAAGTACGCCGAAGGCTATCCGGGCCGTCGCTATTACGGCGGCTGCGAGCACGTCGATGAAGTCGAAGCCATCGCCCAGGCCCGCGCCAAACAACTGTTTAGCTGCGAGTATGTCAATGTTCAGCCGCACTCGGGCGCACAAGCCAACGGCGCCGTCATGCTGGCGCTACTGCAACCCGGTGACACCATTTTAGGTATGTCACTCGATGCTGGCGGCCACCTCACTCACGGCGCGCGCCCTGCTCTATCCGGTAAATGGTTTAATGCTGTGCAATACGGCGTGAGCAAAGACAGCCTAGAAATTGATTACGATGAAGTCGCAGTGCTGGCTCGTGAACATCAACCGAAGATGATCATCGCCGGGGGCAGTGCGATCCCTCGCCATATTGACTTCGCTCGTTTCCGTGCCATTGCCGATGAAGTGGGTGCCTATTTAATGGTCGACATGGCACACATTGCTGGCCTAGTGGCCACCGGCGCCCATCCCTCGCCACTACCTCATGCGCATGTGGTCACCACCACTACCCATAAAACCCTGCGTGGCCCGCGCGGTGGCATGATCCTGACCAATCACGAAGACATCAACAAAAAGATCAATTCGGCGGTGTTTCCCGGCCTGCAAGGCGGTCCATTAATGCATGTGATTGCGGCTAAAGCCGTCGCATTTGGTGAGGCGCTAGAGCCTGAGTTTAAATTGTATATTGATCAAGTAGTTGCTAACGCCAAAGTCCTGGCCGAGGTCCTACAAACACGTGGCTGTGACATCGTCACCGGCGGCACCGATACTCATCTGATGTTGGTTGATTTGCGCCCCAAAGGCCTAAAAGGCAACCAAGCGGAGCAGGCGCTCGAGCGCGCTGGAATCACCTGTAACAAGAACGGCATCCCTTTCGATACCGAAAAACCCATGATCACCTCCGGCATTCGCCTCGGCACCCCCGCGGGTACCAGCCGCGGATTTGGTACCCAGGAGTTCCACCAAGTTGGTCAATGGATTGGGGACGTGCTCGATGCCTTAGTCGAGGCACCAGAAGGCAACGCCGAGGTTGAGGCACGCGTGCGTAAAGAAGTACAGCAGCTGTGTGCTCGTTTCCCGCTTTATCGCCAATGA
- a CDS encoding helix-turn-helix domain-containing protein yields the protein MQVERSQREGDAREPIAPLRLGPRLKAVRVGLGLTLEEASQRTGLARSTLSKIENEQISPTFQAMQKLAHGLDIDIPQLFAPPKKRQATGRRDVTLAGQGKAHPTGTYEHELLATQLSNKKMMPFKSRVRARAFEDYSDWIRHDGEEFLLVLEGSIQFFSEFYEAITLNEGDSVYYDATMGHMLASVSDDDALILWVTAS from the coding sequence ATGCAGGTTGAGCGATCGCAACGCGAGGGTGACGCTCGCGAACCCATTGCACCATTGCGGCTGGGCCCGCGTTTAAAAGCCGTCAGGGTCGGGCTTGGGCTGACGCTTGAGGAGGCAAGCCAGCGCACTGGCTTGGCGCGTTCAACCTTATCCAAAATTGAAAATGAACAGATATCCCCGACTTTCCAAGCGATGCAGAAACTCGCGCACGGCTTGGATATCGATATTCCGCAACTGTTTGCCCCACCAAAAAAGCGGCAAGCAACAGGTCGGCGAGATGTGACGCTAGCGGGTCAGGGAAAAGCACACCCTACGGGTACCTACGAACATGAGTTATTGGCAACACAGCTAAGCAACAAAAAGATGATGCCGTTTAAGTCGCGGGTTAGGGCACGTGCGTTTGAGGATTATAGCGACTGGATTCGACACGACGGGGAAGAGTTTTTATTGGTGCTGGAAGGCAGTATCCAATTTTTTTCTGAGTTTTATGAAGCGATCACTCTCAATGAGGGTGACAGCGTATATTACGACGCCACCATGGGGCACATGCTAGCTTCCGTCAGTGATGACGATGCGCTGATCTTATGGGTAACAGCGTCTTAA
- the gcvT gene encoding glycine cleavage system aminomethyltransferase GcvT, with amino-acid sequence MAELLTTPLHRLHLDMGAKMVPFAGYDMPVQYPLGVRKEHLHCREHAGLFDVSHMGQIRLHGADAAKALEALVPVDVLDLPQGKQRYAVFTNEQGGILDDLMIANLGDHLFLVVNAACKAQDIQHLRDNLKGDVSVEVIEDRALLALQGPKAAQVLATFNPKVNDMVFMDIQPVEIDGIHCVVSRSGYTGEDGFEVSVPAEHAESLAKALLAYDEVEWIGLGARDSLRLECGLCLYGHDLDTTTTPVEATLIWAISKVRRADGERAGGFPGEAKILDQIATKAVSRKRIGLVGQSKAPVREGSKLFDADDNEIGVVTSGTFGPTKGMPVAMGYLPPEFIAPGTEVYAEVRGKKLPMTVEKMPFVPQRYYRG; translated from the coding sequence ATGGCAGAGTTACTCACGACCCCGTTACACCGCCTGCACCTTGATATGGGCGCAAAAATGGTTCCTTTCGCTGGCTATGACATGCCAGTTCAGTATCCGCTGGGTGTGCGCAAAGAGCACCTTCATTGCCGTGAGCATGCAGGGTTGTTTGATGTTTCTCATATGGGGCAAATCCGTCTTCATGGCGCAGACGCGGCCAAAGCATTGGAAGCGCTCGTCCCAGTTGATGTGTTGGATCTCCCTCAAGGTAAACAACGCTATGCCGTATTCACCAATGAGCAGGGCGGCATTTTGGATGACTTGATGATTGCCAACCTCGGCGATCACCTCTTTTTGGTGGTCAACGCGGCCTGCAAAGCACAAGACATTCAGCACCTGCGCGACAACTTGAAAGGGGATGTCTCCGTCGAGGTGATTGAAGATCGCGCCTTACTGGCGCTTCAAGGCCCGAAGGCGGCGCAAGTGCTGGCGACATTCAACCCGAAGGTGAATGACATGGTGTTCATGGACATTCAGCCTGTTGAGATTGATGGCATTCACTGCGTGGTGAGTCGTTCAGGTTATACCGGCGAAGATGGGTTTGAAGTGTCTGTCCCGGCTGAACATGCAGAATCTCTCGCCAAAGCCCTTTTAGCTTACGACGAGGTGGAATGGATTGGCTTGGGCGCGCGTGACTCACTGCGCCTTGAGTGCGGACTGTGTCTATATGGGCACGATCTGGACACTACCACGACGCCGGTTGAAGCAACCTTGATCTGGGCAATCAGTAAAGTGCGTCGCGCCGATGGTGAGCGTGCGGGTGGCTTCCCCGGTGAGGCGAAAATACTCGATCAAATCGCGACCAAAGCGGTGAGCCGCAAGCGCATTGGGCTGGTGGGCCAAAGCAAAGCCCCTGTGCGTGAAGGCAGCAAGCTGTTTGATGCAGACGATAATGAAATCGGCGTGGTCACCAGCGGCACCTTTGGCCCCACCAAAGGCATGCCTGTGGCGATGGGCTATCTCCCTCCTGAATTTATTGCCCCCGGCACCGAGGTATACGCGGAAGTACGTGGCAAAAAACTGCCCATGACGGTCGAAAAAATGCCCTTTGTACCGCAGCGGTATTATCGCGGCTGA
- the gcvP gene encoding aminomethyl-transferring glycine dehydrogenase yields the protein MTQTRLLDSLVADNDFIARHNGPDTNQKNAMLAAINATSLEHVIEETVPADIRLPQPLNLSAPKSETQMLAELSDIAAQNTIKRSLIGQGYYHTHTPPPILRNVLENPGWYTAYTPYQPEISQGRLESLLNFQQMVMDLTGMDLANASLLDEATAAAEAMTLCKRGGKHKGNAFFVASDVHPQTLDVIKTRANFLGFDIIVDDIDKLNQHDVFGALLQYPGTTGEVRDLSALIAEAQSKKTLVAVATDLLSLTLLKAPGEMGADVVIGSAQRFGVPMGYGGPHAAFMATRDKLKRTMPGRVIGVSVDSKGNQALRMAMQTREQHIRREKATSNICTAQALLANMAAFYAVYHGPEGLKKIARRVHHLTALFAKSIQAAGLSLAHDSFFDTVTLNTGEQTDALYQKAQDAGFNLRKLNGQLGVSFDEASTLAEVNQLLTALTGQGNAESVASDIEADEFAAIPAACRRTSAYLTHPVFNRYHSETKLMRYMKALENKDFSLTHGMIPLGSCTMKLNAAAEMIPVTWPEFGALHPFVPLEQAKGYQTLGKSLRDMLCEITGYDEISMQPNSGAQGEYAGLIAIQRYHESRGDSHRNVCLIPSSAHGTNPASAAMVSMKVVVVGCDDDGNIDIDDLKAKIDKHRDALSCIMITYPSTHGVYEETVQQVCELVHEAGGQVYLDGANMNAQVGLTTPGYIGSDVSHLNLHKTFCIPHGGGGPGMGPIGVKSHLAPFLPGHVEQGDQFAVSAAPMGSASILPISWAYIAMMGEQGLTRATELAILSANYVMERLRPYYPVLYRGKNGRIAHECIIDIRPLKEASGISEEDIAKRLMDYGFHAPTMSFPVAGTLMVEPTESESQEELDRFCDAMIAIREEIAKVQDGEWTLEDNPLVNAPHTQADLMADEWSHTYSRELACFPSAHNKASKYWPSVNRVDNVYGDRNLICSCPSIENYMDE from the coding sequence ATGACGCAGACTCGTTTACTCGATAGCCTGGTGGCCGATAATGATTTTATCGCGCGCCATAATGGCCCCGATACCAATCAGAAAAATGCGATGTTAGCGGCGATCAACGCCACTAGCTTAGAGCACGTGATTGAAGAAACTGTCCCTGCTGACATCCGCTTACCTCAGCCCCTTAACCTCAGCGCCCCCAAAAGCGAAACCCAGATGCTGGCTGAGCTAAGTGACATTGCCGCGCAAAATACCATTAAGCGCAGCCTGATCGGCCAAGGTTACTATCACACACATACTCCACCGCCTATTTTACGCAATGTGTTGGAAAACCCGGGTTGGTACACGGCTTATACCCCGTATCAGCCCGAGATCTCGCAAGGCCGACTCGAATCCTTGCTGAACTTCCAGCAAATGGTGATGGACTTAACGGGGATGGATTTGGCCAACGCGTCGCTGCTCGACGAAGCCACCGCGGCTGCGGAAGCCATGACCCTGTGTAAGCGTGGCGGCAAGCACAAAGGCAACGCCTTTTTTGTTGCCAGCGACGTGCACCCACAAACCTTGGATGTGATTAAAACGCGCGCCAACTTCTTAGGCTTTGACATCATTGTTGATGACATCGACAAACTGAACCAGCACGACGTATTTGGCGCCCTGCTCCAGTACCCGGGCACCACGGGTGAAGTGCGCGATCTCAGCGCGCTGATCGCGGAAGCGCAAAGCAAGAAGACGCTGGTCGCGGTTGCTACCGATCTGCTTTCACTCACTTTGCTCAAAGCGCCGGGTGAAATGGGCGCGGATGTGGTGATTGGCTCCGCACAACGCTTTGGTGTACCCATGGGTTACGGTGGTCCACACGCCGCCTTTATGGCGACACGCGACAAGCTCAAACGCACCATGCCCGGCCGCGTGATTGGCGTATCGGTCGATAGCAAAGGCAATCAAGCTCTGCGCATGGCGATGCAAACGCGTGAGCAACATATTCGCCGTGAAAAAGCGACCTCCAATATTTGTACCGCTCAAGCCTTGCTCGCCAACATGGCCGCTTTTTACGCGGTGTATCACGGCCCTGAAGGCTTGAAGAAAATTGCTCGCCGAGTGCATCACCTCACCGCGCTATTCGCCAAATCGATACAAGCGGCTGGGTTGAGCCTTGCTCACGACAGCTTCTTTGATACCGTGACGCTCAACACAGGCGAGCAAACCGACGCCTTGTATCAAAAAGCACAGGATGCCGGCTTTAACTTGCGTAAATTAAATGGCCAACTGGGCGTGAGTTTCGATGAAGCGAGCACGCTGGCAGAGGTCAATCAATTGCTTACCGCGCTCACCGGTCAAGGCAATGCAGAAAGCGTGGCGAGCGATATTGAAGCCGATGAATTTGCCGCGATCCCTGCCGCATGCCGCCGCACCAGTGCATACCTAACGCACCCCGTCTTTAACCGCTATCACAGTGAAACCAAGCTGATGCGGTATATGAAGGCGTTGGAAAACAAAGACTTCTCCCTTACCCACGGTATGATCCCATTGGGCAGCTGTACCATGAAGCTGAATGCCGCGGCCGAGATGATCCCCGTCACCTGGCCAGAATTTGGTGCCCTGCACCCGTTTGTGCCATTGGAGCAAGCCAAAGGTTATCAAACACTGGGTAAATCACTGCGTGACATGCTGTGTGAAATCACCGGCTACGATGAGATCTCCATGCAACCCAACTCAGGTGCACAAGGGGAGTATGCGGGCTTAATCGCGATTCAGCGCTACCATGAAAGCCGTGGCGACAGTCACCGCAACGTGTGCTTGATCCCAAGCTCTGCCCACGGTACCAACCCTGCTTCCGCGGCGATGGTCTCGATGAAAGTGGTGGTAGTTGGCTGTGATGACGATGGCAACATCGACATTGACGATCTGAAAGCTAAAATCGACAAACATCGCGATGCGCTCTCATGCATTATGATCACCTATCCATCGACACATGGTGTGTACGAAGAAACCGTGCAGCAAGTGTGCGAGCTGGTACACGAGGCTGGCGGTCAAGTTTACTTGGATGGCGCCAACATGAATGCGCAAGTGGGGCTGACCACACCGGGCTACATTGGCTCAGACGTTTCGCACCTCAACCTGCACAAAACCTTCTGTATTCCCCACGGTGGTGGCGGCCCGGGCATGGGGCCAATTGGCGTGAAATCGCACCTTGCGCCTTTCCTCCCCGGTCATGTGGAGCAAGGTGACCAATTTGCCGTCTCAGCTGCACCAATGGGTAGCGCCTCGATTTTGCCTATTTCATGGGCGTACATTGCCATGATGGGTGAACAAGGCCTCACGCGCGCGACCGAGTTAGCGATTCTCAGTGCCAACTATGTGATGGAGCGTTTGCGCCCCTACTACCCCGTGCTTTATCGCGGTAAAAACGGACGCATTGCGCACGAATGTATTATCGACATTCGCCCACTCAAAGAGGCATCCGGCATCAGCGAAGAAGACATCGCCAAACGCTTGATGGATTATGGCTTCCACGCGCCGACCATGTCATTCCCGGTCGCGGGTACTCTGATGGTTGAACCGACCGAAAGTGAAAGCCAAGAAGAGTTGGATCGCTTCTGTGATGCCATGATTGCCATTCGCGAGGAAATTGCCAAGGTGCAAGACGGTGAGTGGACGCTGGAAGACAACCCATTGGTCAACGCGCCTCACACCCAAGCGGATCTGATGGCAGACGAGTGGTCTCACACCTATTCCCGTGAGCTGGCTTGCTTCCCATCCGCCCATAACAAGGCAAGCAAATACTGGCCATCGGTCAACCGTGTCGATAATGTCTACGGCGACCGCAACCTGATTTGCTCTTGCCCTAGCATTGAAAACTATATGGATGAGTAA
- a CDS encoding L-serine ammonia-lyase — MSHSMFDLFKIGVGPSSSHTVGPMVACARFSHYAAQTLSMTDIERVKVDLYGSLALTGKGHATDVACVMGLMGEMPATIESDEIDTMTKLVKNGGELPFAGRHYIPFNWQADIAFHYEQVLPAHPNGMTVSAYDKAGDCLASKTYFSVGGGFVVEEGETDALATDFTPPYPFKSAAELLEQCTKTNMTISELMFTNEVARAQYHDSHATRDTVNQGLDHIWQVMRECIDRGIKQGGVLPGGLNIKRRAKGMYDAIHDKQAHGLPTDTNDWVNLFAMAVNEENAAGGRVVTAPTNGAAGVIPAVLAYYDKFVSPNNPDGIRTFMATSAAIGSLYKTNASISAAEVGCQGEIGVACSMAAAGLAAAMGASNQQIENAAEIGMEHNLGLTCDPIDGLVQVPCIERNTMGAVKAINATRLAMGGDGEHHVSLDSVIKTMHETGLDMMSKYKETSQGGLATNVIPINVVAC, encoded by the coding sequence ATGAGTCACAGCATGTTTGACCTGTTTAAGATAGGCGTCGGGCCATCTAGCTCACACACCGTTGGTCCGATGGTGGCCTGCGCACGCTTTAGCCACTATGCGGCGCAAACACTGTCCATGACCGATATCGAGCGTGTCAAAGTAGACCTATACGGCTCGCTGGCGTTAACCGGCAAAGGCCATGCGACTGACGTGGCGTGTGTGATGGGGTTAATGGGCGAAATGCCTGCCACCATCGAGTCAGATGAAATCGATACCATGACCAAGCTGGTCAAAAACGGCGGCGAACTCCCCTTTGCTGGACGCCACTACATCCCATTCAATTGGCAGGCAGATATTGCCTTTCACTATGAGCAAGTACTGCCCGCGCACCCCAACGGGATGACAGTCAGTGCATACGATAAAGCCGGTGACTGTTTGGCCAGCAAGACCTATTTCTCTGTCGGCGGTGGTTTTGTGGTGGAAGAAGGCGAAACGGATGCCCTAGCGACTGATTTCACTCCGCCATATCCATTTAAGAGTGCAGCGGAATTACTTGAGCAATGTACAAAAACGAACATGACCATCAGCGAGCTGATGTTTACGAACGAGGTCGCACGCGCCCAATACCACGATAGTCACGCCACACGTGACACGGTTAACCAGGGACTGGATCATATCTGGCAAGTGATGCGTGAGTGCATCGACAGAGGCATTAAACAAGGTGGCGTACTGCCAGGCGGTTTAAACATTAAGCGACGTGCCAAAGGCATGTACGACGCCATTCACGATAAACAAGCCCATGGGTTACCGACAGACACCAATGATTGGGTCAACCTGTTTGCCATGGCGGTCAATGAAGAGAATGCCGCCGGAGGCCGAGTGGTCACCGCCCCGACCAATGGCGCCGCGGGTGTGATCCCTGCCGTGCTTGCTTATTACGATAAGTTTGTCTCGCCCAATAACCCAGATGGCATCCGTACCTTTATGGCCACCTCCGCGGCTATCGGCTCTTTGTACAAGACCAATGCCTCTATTTCGGCAGCAGAAGTCGGTTGTCAGGGAGAAATTGGCGTGGCGTGCTCGATGGCAGCGGCAGGATTAGCCGCCGCCATGGGCGCAAGCAACCAACAAATTGAAAATGCGGCAGAAATCGGCATGGAGCATAACCTCGGCCTTACGTGTGACCCGATTGATGGCCTGGTGCAAGTCCCTTGCATAGAACGCAACACCATGGGCGCCGTAAAAGCGATTAACGCGACCCGATTAGCCATGGGTGGCGACGGCGAGCATCACGTCTCGCTTGATAGCGTAATTAAAACCATGCATGAGACCGGGCTCGACATGATGAGTAAATATAAAGAAACCTCACAGGGTGGCCTCGCCACCAATGTGATCCCGATTAATGTTGTGGCCTGTTAG
- a CDS encoding carboxymuconolactone decarboxylase family protein — translation MTKKNYQEINQQQLALNKQFKAHSSDTLSAFGQLHRAAMAEGDLDVKTKELIALGIGIAARCDGCIGAHVAAALKHGATKQECVEAINVAIVMGGGPSLIYGSQALEAVEQLSEA, via the coding sequence ATGACCAAGAAAAACTATCAGGAAATCAATCAGCAACAACTGGCGCTCAATAAACAATTTAAAGCACACAGCAGTGACACCCTGTCCGCATTCGGACAGCTGCATCGGGCAGCAATGGCTGAAGGTGATCTCGATGTAAAAACCAAAGAGTTGATTGCACTAGGGATTGGTATTGCCGCGCGCTGCGATGGCTGTATCGGTGCCCACGTGGCCGCCGCTTTAAAGCACGGCGCGACTAAACAAGAATGCGTAGAAGCGATTAATGTTGCCATTGTGATGGGCGGTGGTCCGTCGTTGATTTACGGCTCTCAAGCACTGGAAGCGGTCGAGCAACTGAGTGAGGCGTAG
- a CDS encoding methyl-accepting chemotaxis protein, protein MSIKKRLLVVVLTGVILPTLIIAIVSLYQFRTSTLQSYEQSSYKEMQHIGNAFKFYLEGLAANAKMLGNSDALQRLDSSVTKYMGSTKAMTSKQNSPAEARAYGLLEAMGESREDFAYVFLGLSDGGYIQWPQGESGNYDPRQRPWYQTGQGSGNNPVRVPAYQDVTTGAPLLDYVMEFQAQDGLSGVIGVDVTLEALTNMLGDVTLGESGYIVLVEDTGTVLADPNNPDNNFEPAQSVDSVYSGGNFSESLTAVSFSGKDYFVNQYKAPESGWRLIGIVPQQEVLGQVTRLQTVILSISLILVVVFGALGYFMIQRISASIIAVSDGLSDAASGDGDLTKRLPVRSQDELGKTAGAFNQFVDVIQELIVGIKDRSTKLSSHADQTTQFAEQLDGASHQQRSGLEQIATAFHQMVATANEVSQNCNQTADSAQQCQSEVDRGMTLMNNTRAAVQEMATTLNEADSAMAELTKENDNITAMLDTIRGIAEQTNLLALNAAIESARAGEHGRGFAVVADEVRVLSQKTTKSTEEIDELLQALTQRTNQLSEKLQGSVEHSQTTTEATEEALSVFDTIQSLVGQIHDMASQIATATEEQHSVSEDINQNVTSVLEGANSAASTAEQTNATAAELRVVASELSELVNRFKTEKDS, encoded by the coding sequence ATGAGTATTAAAAAGCGCTTACTCGTTGTCGTCCTGACAGGCGTTATCCTGCCCACACTTATCATCGCTATCGTATCACTCTATCAGTTCCGAACGAGTACGTTGCAAAGCTATGAGCAAAGCTCCTACAAAGAAATGCAGCACATAGGCAACGCGTTTAAATTTTACTTAGAAGGGTTGGCGGCAAACGCCAAGATGCTGGGTAACAGCGACGCCCTTCAACGTTTAGACAGCTCTGTCACCAAATACATGGGATCGACCAAAGCCATGACCTCCAAGCAAAATAGTCCTGCTGAGGCACGGGCGTATGGGTTGCTAGAGGCGATGGGCGAGTCACGAGAAGATTTTGCGTATGTGTTCCTTGGGCTAAGTGATGGTGGGTACATTCAGTGGCCGCAAGGGGAGTCTGGCAACTACGATCCTCGTCAGCGTCCTTGGTACCAGACGGGCCAGGGAAGCGGAAATAACCCAGTTAGGGTGCCTGCTTATCAAGATGTGACGACGGGTGCCCCCCTCCTTGATTATGTCATGGAGTTTCAAGCCCAAGACGGCCTGAGTGGTGTGATTGGTGTCGACGTTACGCTAGAAGCACTGACAAATATGTTAGGTGACGTTACCCTCGGTGAGTCGGGGTATATTGTGCTGGTGGAAGACACAGGCACGGTGCTTGCTGACCCGAACAACCCAGACAATAACTTTGAACCTGCCCAGAGTGTCGACAGTGTTTACAGCGGTGGGAATTTTAGTGAATCACTCACTGCTGTTTCCTTTTCTGGTAAAGATTATTTTGTCAATCAGTACAAAGCGCCAGAGAGTGGCTGGCGTTTGATTGGGATTGTGCCGCAGCAAGAAGTTCTAGGCCAGGTTACCCGGCTGCAAACCGTTATTTTATCCATCAGCCTGATCCTTGTTGTCGTGTTTGGTGCGCTTGGTTACTTTATGATTCAACGTATATCTGCATCTATCATTGCCGTCAGTGATGGGCTGAGTGATGCGGCAAGCGGTGATGGTGATTTGACCAAGCGTTTACCGGTTCGCAGCCAGGATGAGTTGGGTAAAACGGCGGGTGCCTTTAATCAGTTTGTGGATGTGATTCAAGAGTTGATCGTCGGTATCAAGGACAGATCCACCAAGCTGTCGTCTCATGCCGATCAAACCACTCAATTTGCTGAACAGTTGGACGGCGCCAGTCACCAACAGCGCTCAGGGCTAGAACAAATTGCCACCGCCTTCCACCAAATGGTGGCCACCGCCAACGAAGTCTCTCAAAACTGCAATCAAACGGCGGATTCTGCCCAGCAGTGTCAGTCGGAGGTCGATCGTGGCATGACCTTGATGAATAATACGCGCGCAGCGGTGCAAGAAATGGCCACCACGCTAAACGAAGCGGATAGCGCGATGGCTGAGCTGACCAAAGAGAACGATAATATCACCGCCATGCTGGATACCATTCGAGGCATTGCTGAACAAACCAATTTGCTTGCGCTTAATGCGGCGATTGAGTCAGCGCGTGCGGGTGAGCATGGGCGAGGCTTTGCCGTGGTGGCCGACGAGGTACGGGTGCTGTCACAAAAAACCACCAAATCAACGGAAGAGATTGATGAGCTGTTGCAGGCCTTAACCCAGCGCACGAATCAGCTTTCCGAGAAGCTGCAAGGCAGTGTTGAGCACTCACAAACCACCACGGAGGCGACGGAAGAGGCCTTGAGCGTCTTTGACACTATCCAAAGTTTGGTAGGGCAAATTCACGACATGGCGTCACAAATTGCCACGGCCACCGAGGAGCAGCACTCAGTATCGGAAGATATTAATCAGAATGTGACCAGTGTGCTAGAAGGTGCCAACAGTGCAGCATCAACGGCAGAGCAAACCAATGCCACAGCTGCCGAGCTGCGTGTGGTGGCCTCAGAGCTATCAGAGTTAGTTAATCGTTTTAAAACGGAAAAGGACAGTTAA
- the gcvH gene encoding glycine cleavage system protein GcvH — protein sequence MDATLKFSESHEWVKDNGDGTVTMGITDHAQGLLGDVVFVDLPEVGDSTEKGEGFSLVESVKAASDIYAPVDGEVVAINEDLEDSPELVNEEPFEGGWIAKIKLADDTNLDHLMDADAYTAAIDD from the coding sequence ATGGACGCGACACTAAAGTTTTCTGAAAGCCATGAGTGGGTCAAAGACAATGGCGATGGCACTGTCACTATGGGGATCACCGATCATGCCCAAGGCCTACTTGGCGATGTCGTGTTTGTCGATCTACCTGAGGTGGGTGACAGTACTGAAAAAGGTGAAGGCTTTTCATTGGTGGAGTCGGTAAAAGCCGCATCAGATATTTATGCGCCGGTTGATGGTGAAGTGGTCGCCATTAATGAAGATCTGGAAGATAGCCCAGAACTGGTCAACGAAGAACCTTTTGAGGGCGGCTGGATTGCCAAGATTAAGCTGGCAGACGACACCAACTTGGATCATCTGATGGACGCGGACGCCTATACCGCCGCAATCGACGACTAA
- a CDS encoding substrate-binding periplasmic protein: MLSSCRRPVVRVLLVILLLGMTGLVHAATPTVRLVTLEYPPYIQTSDGSLDGVAVRVVRQTFAKLGYDVEIEVLPWARALYQVRTGLADGIFTIFKTSEREAFLDYSQQVLFQQGIRFVHRPDVSLSEDAIQSFNFGAYSVCVINQVSYGSRMDAALAQNQFDQVFRLTRAPQCLRMLESGRARLWLSNHFGARALVNQLDMKDVVEINPHPIEDTPSYIAFSKAQELSALRDQFDQALADMKATGEYQAIINDFFND; the protein is encoded by the coding sequence TTGCTGAGTTCATGTCGACGCCCTGTTGTACGCGTGCTGTTGGTGATACTGCTGTTGGGAATGACCGGCTTGGTCCATGCGGCTACGCCAACTGTGCGTTTAGTCACGCTCGAATACCCGCCCTATATTCAGACTTCAGACGGCTCCCTTGATGGTGTGGCGGTACGAGTTGTACGCCAAACTTTTGCCAAGCTCGGTTATGATGTCGAGATTGAAGTGCTGCCATGGGCGCGAGCACTCTATCAGGTCCGAACTGGCTTAGCAGATGGCATATTCACCATTTTCAAAACATCTGAGCGCGAAGCGTTTCTCGATTACTCTCAGCAGGTTTTATTTCAACAAGGGATCCGCTTTGTTCATCGCCCCGATGTCAGTCTCTCTGAAGATGCGATTCAATCGTTCAATTTTGGCGCTTACTCCGTCTGTGTGATCAACCAAGTCAGTTACGGCAGCCGGATGGATGCTGCCTTGGCGCAAAATCAATTCGATCAGGTTTTCCGCCTGACTCGCGCACCACAGTGCCTTCGGATGTTGGAAAGTGGCCGAGCACGCTTGTGGCTCAGCAACCATTTTGGCGCACGCGCCCTGGTTAACCAGCTCGATATGAAGGATGTTGTCGAGATCAATCCCCATCCTATTGAAGACACCCCTAGTTACATTGCCTTTTCTAAAGCGCAAGAATTATCAGCCCTACGTGACCAATTTGATCAAGCGTTAGCAGACATGAAAGCCACCGGAGAGTACCAAGCGATCATTAATGACTTTTTTAATGATTAA